From a region of the Zingiber officinale cultivar Zhangliang chromosome 4B, Zo_v1.1, whole genome shotgun sequence genome:
- the LOC121974829 gene encoding uncharacterized protein At5g23160-like isoform X1: protein MKSEKRSNRRSCSGLFCFGGPRVNDSDVQPPAAGGREKKKVLAHSPARSRPVRDGDESRPKKSSAEDRDDNNNGNKNGDKNEHLNLFQTQIKDDISITQALPTQNSLPIQKRPHNNEPKPHKIVSLPGKLDPSIGVGIMTITLAMVTFLGRGIAIIWLCSCFCVLQLARATTPCDDGEKNSSKMIDMDSAEYKKRIVLEGFLERNGRKPSNVA from the exons ATGAAGTCGGAGAAGCGCAGTAACAGACGCTCCTGCTCGGGGCTCTTCTGCTTCGGCGGCCCTCGGGTCAACGACTCCGACGTGCAGCCGCCCGCCGCCGGCGGTCGCGAGAAGAAGAAGGTCCTGGCTCATTCTCCGGCCAGATCGAGGCCGGTCCGGGACGGCGATGAGAGCCGGCCCAAGAAGTCTTCGGCCGAG GATCGAGATGACAACAATAATGGAAACAAGAATGGTGACAAGAATGAACATCTAAATCTctttcaaactcaaataaaagatGACATCAGCATAACACAAGCTTTGCCTACTCAAAACTCTCTTCCAATTCAAAAAAGGCCTCACAACAATGAGCCAAAGCCACACAAGATTGTGAGTCTACCGGGGAAGCTTGATCCATCTATTGGAGTTGGGATCATGACAATCACTTTGGCTATGGTGACGTTTCTAGGTCGCGGCATTGCTATAATTTGGTTATGCTCATGCTTCTGCGTATTGCAACTAGCGAGAGCTACAACACCTTGTGATGATGGAGAAAAAAATTCATCAAAAATGATCGATATGGACTCAGCTGAATATAAAAAAAGAATAGTTTTAGAAGGTTTTCTTGAGAGAAATGGGCGAAAACCATCGAATGTTGCTTAA